One stretch of Strix uralensis isolate ZFMK-TIS-50842 chromosome 17, bStrUra1, whole genome shotgun sequence DNA includes these proteins:
- the LOC141951436 gene encoding uncharacterized protein LOC141951436, which produces MATVAASPASPAGSGWGATATPASVRGRTQTEKERGESRERREERASDSDRERQREGARAGGGRPLPGAAPSGTGVEAPCGGGDRRAVPLLHVRAEVAGTRMPGPPGPDMPIAEKRTEALRPGPEAGEEAEPLQQVEVEPGTCDNASPWELLRDKYQGNAPQKASGSDRQALTVHTKATTTTPPDSAPQPSGKSSKEEGLGQVTSGSSKKKGQKHHHGADDSPGALAAKDKDEVFEPPKKKKKMNHLPQESSVPLAEKAAVDKCPGSGGNGLGCQLLESRPKQQVSEPRSHLGMDPTSFLKKRKRRMEEAGECCSRTLSSGSSREAELEPPSTKRQRTVVPEAGQSDQRKRKWREILSSPSLELPAASKFCATDSSRGTARDRLGRAGDDCGAGAAPGKLAVSSVVEELLRESLDKAYGKQVLAWYGGASPSARMPFGMRHGPGARPSLTSGTRSLTEGR; this is translated from the exons ATGGCGACGGTTGCCGCGTCCCCCGCGTCCCCCGCGGGGTCTGGTTGGGGGGCGACAGCGACCCCGGCGTCAGTCCGCGGCAGGACACAGACGGAGAAGGAGCGAGGAGAGAgtagggagaggagagaggagagagcgAGCGACAGCGACCGAGAGCGACAGCGAGAAGGAGCACGAGCGGGCGGGGGCAGACCCCTGCCCGGCGCCGCCCCTTCGGGGACCGGCGTGGAAGCTCCGTGTGGCGGCGGCGACAGGAGGGCGGTTCCTCTGCTACACGTGCGCGCCGAGGTGGCGGGGACCCGGATG ccggggccgccgggccccGACATGCCGATCGCGGAGAAGCGGACGGAGGCGCTGAGGCCGGGCCCGGAGGCGGGCGAGGAGGCGGAGCCGCTGCAGCAGGTGGAGGTCGAGCCCGGCACCTGCGACAACGCCAGCCCGTGGGAGCTGCTGCGGGACAAGTACCAG GGCAACGCTCCGCAGAAGGCGAGCGGAAGTGACCGCCAGGCACTGACTGTCCACACCAAGGCCACGACCACCACCCCCCCCGACTCTGCTCCGCAGCCTTCCGGCAAGTCGAG CAAGGAGGAGGGGCTCGGCCAGGTCACCTCTGGCTCCTCCAAAAAGAAGGGGCAAAAGCACCATCATGGAGCAGATGACAGCCCTGGCGCTCTGGCTGCGAAGGACAAGGATGAAGTCTTCGAGCCCcccaaaaagaagaagaagatgaaccATCTCCCTCAGGAGAGCTCAGTGCCCCTCGCAGAGAAGGCGGCGGTCGACAAGTGCCCCGGCAGTGGTGGGAATGGGCTGGGCTGTCAGTTGCTGGAGAGCAGGCCCAAGCAGCAAGTGTCCGAGCCCAGAAGTCACCTGGGCATGGATCCCACCTCTTTCCtcaagaagaggaagaggaggatggaggaggcaggagagTGCTGCAGCAGGACACTGTCCTCGGGCAG ctcTAGGGAGGCCGAGTTGGAGCCGCCGAGCACAAAGCGGCAGCGCACTGTGGTGCCTGAGGCTGGGCAGAGCGACCAGCGCAAGCGCAAGTGGAGGGAAATCCTCAGCAGCCCGAGCCTGGAGCTGCCAGCTGCCAGCAAATTCTGTGCCACGGACAGCAGCCGAG GGACAGCCCGTGACCGGCTTGGCCGGGCTGGAGATGACTGTGGGGCTGGCGCAGCACCCGGGAAGCTGGCGGTGTCCAGCGTGGTGGAGGAGCTACTCAGGGAGTCCTTGGACAAGGCTTATGGCAAACAAG TCTTGGCCTGGTACGGCGGGGCCTCGCCGTCAGCCAGGATGCCATTTGGGATGCGACACGGCCCCGGGGCGAGACCATCATTGACAAGTGGGACGAGGAGTTTGACAGAGGGAAG GTAA